The Caenorhabditis elegans chromosome II genome has a segment encoding these proteins:
- the gldi-2 gene encoding EGF-like domain-containing protein (Confirmed by transcript evidence) — translation MDQVKSPMTVRIYHKQAQPLMQNKCENSECDHLCLPRAVYREKERVHEKTWHDRPFSCACEGTTASDVLECFADLETKSGISMFTIFLLLCVGGVVAAGFVIVRRKMGPRTFTALNFDNPIYRRTTEEADHQMEDPFRDPFAEPRNGRGRNDGLPTLASADNETRADALSF, via the exons ATGGATCAAGTGAAGTCTCCAATGACTGTACGCATCTACCACAAACAAGCACAACCACTTATGCAGAACAAGTGTGAAAACTCGGAATGTGATCATCTCTGCCTGCCGAGAGCCGTTTACCGTGAGAAAGAACGTGTTCATGAAAAAACTTGGCACGACAGACCGTTCTCGTGTGCATGCGAAGGAACGACTGCTTCTGATGTTCTGGAATGTTTCG CTGACTTGGAAACAAAATCCGGAATCTCGATGTTCACGATTTTCCTTCTTTTATGTGTTGGTGGAGTTGTGGCCGCTGGATTTGTGATTGTTCGTCGGAAGATGGGACCTCGTACATTTACCGCTCTCAATTTTGACAATCCAATTTATCGTCGAACCACCGAAGAAGCTGATCATCAGATGGAAGATCCATTCCGTGATCCTTTTGCTGAACCACGGAATGGAAGAGGGCGTAACGATGGATTACCAACTCTTGCATCTGCTGACAATGAAACACGGGCTGACGCATTGAGCTTCTGA
- the gldi-2 gene encoding EGF-like domain-containing protein (Confirmed by transcript evidence), protein MDQVKSPMTVRIYHKQAQPLMQNKCENSECDHLCLPRAVYREKERVHEKTWHDRPFSCACEGTTASDVLECFVSADLETKSGISMFTIFLLLCVGGVVAAGFVIVRRKMGPRTFTALNFDNPIYRRTTEEADHQMEDPFRDPFAEPRNGRGRNDGLPTLASADNETRADALSF, encoded by the exons ATGGATCAAGTGAAGTCTCCAATGACTGTACGCATCTACCACAAACAAGCACAACCACTTATGCAGAACAAGTGTGAAAACTCGGAATGTGATCATCTCTGCCTGCCGAGAGCCGTTTACCGTGAGAAAGAACGTGTTCATGAAAAAACTTGGCACGACAGACCGTTCTCGTGTGCATGCGAAGGAACGACTGCTTCTGATGTTCTGGAATGTTTCG TTTCAGCTGACTTGGAAACAAAATCCGGAATCTCGATGTTCACGATTTTCCTTCTTTTATGTGTTGGTGGAGTTGTGGCCGCTGGATTTGTGATTGTTCGTCGGAAGATGGGACCTCGTACATTTACCGCTCTCAATTTTGACAATCCAATTTATCGTCGAACCACCGAAGAAGCTGATCATCAGATGGAAGATCCATTCCGTGATCCTTTTGCTGAACCACGGAATGGAAGAGGGCGTAACGATGGATTACCAACTCTTGCATCTGCTGACAATGAAACACGGGCTGACGCATTGAGCTTCTGA
- the T13C2.3 gene encoding Clip domain-containing protein (Confirmed by transcript evidence), protein MNLFCLFLLIILHLASAEEEYDIPLAPYNVKLMCRQGRRFSKAAQATNQCPTSSTSCGYFEFSSGDQKNGNPTTGVYDCVDGGILFEDSGEVDDDLEDRHRNPAFSELCGAIAKCTTVSVDKLNPSFVKYVVQEYDIKLELLENTEIRFCCALFHSTLQRLVTSPTFSLPEVAAPPVSCQGKMCAPGAVGCLLHAVHGEEYDDYEEETKKRYKRLALNDYIEDEDDYVNAVELNFEDTDLELITREPPVETTTTTTLKPTLPSLKLPMSLDDLTTTKPMTTTTSSPTTTASAMSKSKTFNTKHSLDEDEEEEPHQSTHCVYRHLNNEFYRYCLLVHQSRDGDRCYHHQGHTICCCFVAPDKESCDPTEMDLIVPPPMNGKALPPRVIVTIPPSTTSTTTSTTTTTTTTTTEEPTTTTTSAPTTTTPEPSKYPPLPPQIYRPRPIDQMKRRKQTPKKCRVAYVRTKSGSRTRPVLVCDSASAANSTSFPIFLVCSFVLLLQVFNIYI, encoded by the exons ATGAACTTATTTTGTCTGTTTCTCTTAATTATCTTGCATCTCGCATCTGCAGAAGAAGAATATGACATTCCATTGGCTCCGTATAATGTGAAA TTAATGTGCCGTCAAGGTCGCCGATTCTCAAAAGCAGCACAAGCGACAAATCAATGTCCAACATCTTCAACTTCTTGtggttattttgaattttcaagtggTGATCAAAAGAATGGAAATCCAACAACCGGTGTTTATGATTGTGTTGATGGAGGAATTCTTTTTGAAGATTCTGGAGAAGTTGATGATGATTTGGAGGATAGACATCGTAAT cccgCGTTCTCTGAACTGTGTGGAGCAATTGCAAAGTGTACTACAGTATCCGTTGACAAATTGAATCCGTCATTTGTGAAATATGTTGTTCAAGAG TATGACATAAAACTGGAGCTTCtcgaaaatactgaaattcgattttgctGTGCTCTCTTTCATTCTACACTTCAACGATTGGTCACATCTCCTACATTTTCATTAC cagaagTTGCTGCTCCTCCTGTGAGTTGTCAAGGAAAAATGTGTGCTCCAGGAGCTGTTGGTTGCCTTCTCCATGCAGTTCATGGAGAGGAGTATGATGATTATGAAG aagaaacaaagaaaaggTATAAACGACTGGCATTAAATGATTACATTGAAGATGAAGACGATTATGTTAATGCTGTGGAG CTAAACTTTGAGGATACAGACCTTGAACTAATAACCAGGGAACCACCAGTTGAGACAACAACAACTACCACTCTAAAACCAACACTTCCAAGTTTAAAATTACCAATGTCACTAG ATGATCTCACAACGACTAAACCTATGACAACGACTACTTCCAGTCCTACAACAACGGCTTCAGCTATGTCAAAGAGCAAAACTTTCAACACGAAACACTCTTTAGATGAAG atgAAGAAGAGGAGCCACATCAATCAACTCATTGTGTATATCGTCACCTGAATAATGAATTCTATCGATATTGTCTTCTTGTCCATCAATCTCGAGATGGTGATCGTTGTTATCATCATCAAGGCCACACCATTTGCTGTTGCTTTGTAGCTCCTGATAAAGAATCATGTGATCCCACAGAAATGGATCTAATTGTTCCACCACCAATGAATGGAAAAGCTCTTCCACCACGTGTAATTGTAACTATTCCACCAAGTACTACATCCACTACAACAAGCACAACAACTACAACGACTACAACAACTACAGAAGAGCCTACCACTACAACAACTTCAGCACCGACGACGACAACGCCGGAGCCATCAAAGTATCCTCCGCTGCCTCCACAAATCTATCGGCCGAGGCCTATTGATCAAATGAAGAGGAGGAAACAGACTCCTAAAAA atgTCGTGTTGCATACGTGCGCACCAAATCGGGTTCCCGAACCCGTCCAGTACTGGTTTGTGATTCGGCTTCCGCTGCCAACTCAACTTCGTTCCCTATTTTCCTTGTTTGCTCATTTGTTCTCTTGTTACAGGTCTTcaatatttatatttga
- the T13C2.2 gene encoding uncharacterized protein (Confirmed by transcript evidence), which translates to MILEDFPKVFAQLLILFLICSIRANALVSRISTDCDIEFAESATKLASEHITDPAVVQYIHAVMSSCNKAPIQKMAETSVFLLEKRTITPKVMHQIRETYEKIQKKKEGELSRKMNRLPPELYSTAQKIKTISTSGGLSGNERVQHIEMALGALPSSYQRQILEILKETPPKLDGATFEKPEKPIEVTSLPPSFAIPKNTESNENQRMFMVPERQEFPEEDHHFEQKLTFPKEQLMVPRVNMPFQSQEKRIQIHPQSISGSQQNVLFPDLPPTRPIEPTVSNQASGLRGLLENPNFDSLISSIVQKGAKIAEGPLPQTVGAVDHTKLSSSEMGILSPAMWSDAAKFLSRSANDLPTALSKFIENSSQNLPQVLIPSGNQIRQSPVKNFQDSFLPTRRQNDGALDKYDTHVDRFASTGPANSIKIQGDLSNLQLPPTRNTGNIAIQPSKVDSIVGAMPTMPPSAGYGTYAPAPTAIIPKVIERILSPEEITGSYRQQQIRPIYNQRMPNGQLRNVQIDLVNEQRKL; encoded by the exons ATGATTCTCgaagattttccaaaagtgtTTGCTCAGCTTCTAATACTTTTTCTAATATGCAGTATTCGAGCAAATGCCCTCGTTTCAAgg aTCTCAACTGACTGTGACATCGAATTTGCTGAATCTGCCACCAAACTAGCATCCGAACATATAACAGACCCAGCAGTTGTACAATACATTCATGCAGTTATGTCTTCTTGCAACAAAGctccaattcaaaaaatggcagaAACTTCAGtgtttttgttagaaaaaagaaCGATAACTCCAAAAGTAATGCATCAAATAAGAGAAACTTATGAGAAGAttcaaaagaagaaagaaggaGAATTGAGCAGGAAAATGAATCGTTTACCACCAGAGTTATACAGT ACCgctcagaaaattaaaacaatatcTACATCGGGTGGATTGAGTGGCAATGAACGAGTTCAGCACATTGAAATGGCTCTTGGAG CTCTTCCCTCGTCTTATCAACgacaaattcttgaaattttaaaagaaactcCTCCGAAACTCGATGGTGCCACTTTTGAGAAACCTGAAAAACCT ATTGAGGTAACCTCACTGCCACCATCATttgcaattccaaaaaatacggAATCAAATGAAAACCAGAGAATGTTCATGGTTCCTGAAAGACAAGAATTTCCAGAAGAAGATCATCATTTTGAGCAGAAACTCACATTTCCAAAAg aacaactaATGGTTCCACGTGTCAATATGCCATTTCAATCACAGGAGAAACGAATTCAAATCCATCCTCAATCAATAAGTGGCTCACAACAAAATGTTCTTTTCCCTGATCTACCACCAACCAGACCT attgaaccAACCGTCAGTAACCAAGCATCTGGACTACGGGGCCTGctagaaaatccaaatttcgaCAGCCTAATAAGCTCAATTGTTCAAAAAGGTGCAAAGATTGCAGAAGGACCTCTACCACAAACGGTTGGAGCCGTTGATCATACAAAACTCTCATCTAGTGAGATGGGAATTTTGAGTCCTGCAATGTGGTCAGACGCAGCTAAATTTCTATCTAGAAGTGCTAATGATTTGCCAACTGCT ctttcaaagTTCATTGAAAACAGTTCCCAAAATCTACCACAAGTTCTAATTCCAAGTGGTAACCAAATTCGGCAGTCTCCTGTGAAAAACTTCCAAG ATTCATTTCTACCGACGCGCCGACAGAATGATGGAGCTCTTGATAAATATGATACTCATGTTGACCGGTTTGCATCCACTGGACCAGCAAATTCAATCAAGATTCAAGGAGATCTATCAAATCTTCAACTTCCACCAACTAGAAACACTGGAAACATTGCAATTCAGCCATCAAAAGTTGATTCAATAGTTGGCGCAATGCCAACAATGCCTCCATCGGCAGGTTACGGTACTTATGCTCCAGCACCAACAGCAATTATTCCAAAAGTAATTGAAAGAATTCTATCTCCGGAAGAGATTACTGGATCTTATCG aCAACAACAAATTCGCCCAATTTACAATCAAAGAATGCCAAATGGCCAACTTCGAAACGTGCAAATCGATCTAGTCAATGAACAAAGAAAATTGTAA
- the F31E8.4 gene encoding Copper transport protein (Confirmed by transcript evidence) produces MDMDMTLHFGEREKILFSWWKTGSLSGMAVSMLITFLLCILYEAIKSFRYFLAVWNNQKRQQRHAEASITNPQNSGGDNISEDSIHIAPLVQLSGFTKRLFTSYRLAQGALYGLQALLAYTLMLIAMTYNMNLILSIVVGEAVGYFLFTGNPLVEQHLTDCC; encoded by the exons ATGGACATGGATATGACTCTGCACTTTGGAGAACGCGAGAAGATTCTCTTCAGCTGGTGGAAAACTGGATCTCTGTCTG gaatGGCAGTCTCCATGCTTATAACCTTCCTTCTCTGTATTCTCTACGAAGCCATCAAATCATTCCGTTACTTCCTCGCAGTATGGAATAATCAAAAGAGACAACAGAGACATGCAGAAGCATCCATTACAAATCCACAAAATAGTGGAGGAGACAATATTTCTGAAGATTCTATTCACATCGCACCACTTGTTCAGTTATCTGG atttacaaAACGGCTGTTCACCTCGTACCGGCTTGCTCAAGGAGCTCTCTACGGACTTCAG gctcTCCTTGCTTACACTCTTATGCTGATTGCTATGACTTACAACATGAACCTAATTCTCTCAATTGTTGTCGGAGAAGCTGTTGGATATTTCTTGTTCACTGGAAACCCACTTGTTGAGCAACATCTCACAGATTGTTGCTGA
- the tab-1 gene encoding Homeobox domain-containing protein (Confirmed by transcript evidence), whose protein sequence is MITPVSSFSIDDLLRGHSNEIQRILKLDQTSPTPQSSSDEGSEKSSISVMSVPLTNELTPTITPALSDQLWLAAAAFPIEHSLLLAQRNGVFPGFWSTADQIRLSNATKAYRRLSSRRKARTVFSDQQLQGLERRFESQRYLSTPERIELANALNLSETQVKTWFQNRRMKHKKVVRKDDNSVDDDNGNDNESE, encoded by the exons atgataactCCTGtatcaagtttttcaattgatgATCTTCTTCGTGGGCATTCAAACGAAATTCAAAGAATTCTGAAGCTTGATCAAACATCGCCCACTCCCCAATCAAGTTCAGATGAG GGATCAGAAAAATCATCGATATCCGTAATGTCAGTTCCATTGACAAATGAATTAACTCCCACAATCACTCCTGCTCTTTCTGATCAGCTTTGGCTTGCAGCAGCAGCGTTTCCAATAGAACATAGTCTCTTGTTGGCTCAACGAAATGGAGTTTTTCCTGGATTCTGGTCAACAGCTGATCAGATTCGATTGTCAAATGCAACTAAAGCGTATAGAAGATTGAG TTCGCGAAGAAAAGCAAGAACAGTGTTCAGTGATCAGCAACTACAAGGATTGGAACGAAGATTTGAATCCCAAAG ATATCTGAGTACTCCTGAGAGAATTGAATTGGCAAATGCTCTCAATTTGAGTGAAACTCAAGTTAAAACATGGTTTCAAAACCGACGAATGAAGCACAAGAAAGTTGTCAGAAAAGATGATAATAGTGTGGATGACGACAATGGAAATGATAATGAGAGCGAAtaa
- the tab-1 gene encoding Homeobox domain-containing protein (Confirmed by transcript evidence), whose amino-acid sequence MITPVSSFSIDDLLRGHSNEIQRILKLDQTSPTPQSSSDEGSEKSSISVMSVPLTNELTPTITPALSDQLWLAAAAFPIEHSLLLAQRNGVFPGFWSTADQIRLSNATKAYRRLRLECSRRKARTVFSDQQLQGLERRFESQRYLSTPERIELANALNLSETQVKTWFQNRRMKHKKVVRKDDNSVDDDNGNDNESE is encoded by the exons atgataactCCTGtatcaagtttttcaattgatgATCTTCTTCGTGGGCATTCAAACGAAATTCAAAGAATTCTGAAGCTTGATCAAACATCGCCCACTCCCCAATCAAGTTCAGATGAG GGATCAGAAAAATCATCGATATCCGTAATGTCAGTTCCATTGACAAATGAATTAACTCCCACAATCACTCCTGCTCTTTCTGATCAGCTTTGGCTTGCAGCAGCAGCGTTTCCAATAGAACATAGTCTCTTGTTGGCTCAACGAAATGGAGTTTTTCCTGGATTCTGGTCAACAGCTGATCAGATTCGATTGTCAAATGCAACTAAAGCGTATAGAAGATTGAGGTTGGAATG TTCGCGAAGAAAAGCAAGAACAGTGTTCAGTGATCAGCAACTACAAGGATTGGAACGAAGATTTGAATCCCAAAG ATATCTGAGTACTCCTGAGAGAATTGAATTGGCAAATGCTCTCAATTTGAGTGAAACTCAAGTTAAAACATGGTTTCAAAACCGACGAATGAAGCACAAGAAAGTTGTCAGAAAAGATGATAATAGTGTGGATGACGACAATGGAAATGATAATGAGAGCGAAtaa
- the F31E8.5 gene encoding DUF4091 domain-containing protein (Confirmed by transcript evidence), producing MMTTRMIFKVCVLLFAVTKCLAQGAPNNGEIQIPLDKPLSILHGEYQIDKNDMDNYRPTWASVWKIDEQNDINNGFFHISFWPPNYCHAIYVCPVKKDNYYDAHNLAIAESTCEERYVKYYPHADKLLIKESGQSEVKKYWARNRLEFIIDDQLISKVHVLSKSPENHDEFTSAVDKGETVAMNLKDTDLLILTNSRMCQVNKIGSTYYPLFRKAVQKDTKGLFPKWLNDRRTQVATDYLPPVKEKDAKKSIDLLAYLKTLDMKNGVLANREKTCESVGGLKSAGRGRKKDNPLIQKALFKRVSVNTYPVHIPNDQHVSNAYKMFTLSTNKCHWFRLWITQLPIDQYKTGMKLSETVDFFLNEGFYVSPQSDVAYPLPGVSELTKFKFTVSREPSNENYVDMVFGEMQGNPIYQDQFKLPVTESTSFNIHVIKAPGCDIEMDTRTLLWNDYNAAVPTNMWEIGKCTFNFFDE from the exons ATGATGACAACAAGaatgattttcaaagtttgt GTACTGCTCTTCGCTGTTACCAAATGTCTGGCACAAGGTGCCCCAAATAAtggtgaaattcaaattccattGGACAAGCCTTTGTCAATTCTTCACGGAGAATAtcaaatcgataaaaatgacAT GGATAACTACCGTCCAACTTGGGCATCTGTATGGAAAATTGACGAGCAGAATGACATTAACAAtggattttttcacatttctttCTGGCCGCCCAACTATTGCCACGC gaTCTACGTGTGTCCAGTGAAAAAAGACAATTACTATGATGCACATAACTTGGCCATCGCTGAAAGTACTTGTGAAGAACGATATGTCAAATATTATCCACATGCTGATAAGTTGTTGATCAAAGAATCGGGTCAATCAGAAGTTAAAAAGTATTGGGCGAGAAATCGATTGGAATTCATTATTGATGATCAATTAATCTCGAAAGTTCAC gtgCTTAGTAAATCCCCAGAAAATCATGATGAATTTACAAGTGCTGTCGATAAAGGAGAGACTGTTGCTATGAATTTGAAAGACACGGATCTGCTGATTCTCACGAACAG ccgAATGTGCCAAGTCAATAAGATCGGTTCAACTTACTATCCATTGTTCCGTAAAGCTGTTCAAAAGGATACGAAGggtctttttccaaaatggcTGAACGATCGGAGAACACAAGTTGCCACCGACTACTTGCCTCCAGTCAAAGAGAAAGACGCTAAAAAGTCTATCGACTTGCTTGCA TATCTTAAAACGTTAGACATGAAGAATGGAGTTTTGGCGAACCGTGAGAAGACATGTGAATCCGTTGGAGGATTGAAATCCGCTGGCAGAGGAAGAAAGAAAGATAATCCCTTGATACAGAAAGCTTTGTTCAAGAGAGTTTCGGTCAACACGTATCCTGTTCATATTCCA AACGATCAGCACGTTTCCAATGCTTACAAAATGTTCACTCTATCGACGAATAAGTGCCACTGGTTCAGACTTTGGATCACCCAGTTACCAATTGACCAATACAAAACAGGAATGAAACTTTCCGAGACTGTCGATTTCTTTCTCAACGAAGGATTTTACGTCTCTCCTCAGTCTg atgttgcTTATCCATTGCCGGGTGTGAGTGAGCTCACAAAGTTCAAATTCACTGTCTCACGAGAACCAAGTAACGAAAACTac gTTGACATGGTGTTCGGAGAAATGCAAGGAAATCCAATCTATCAGGATCAATTCAAGCTTCCAGTTACAGAGAGCACATCATTCAATATTCATGTTATCAAGGCACCTGGTTGTGATATTGAAATGGATACG CGTACTTTGTTGTGGAATGACTACAATGCTGCAGTTCCAACTAATATGTGGGAAATCGGAAAATGTACATTCAACTTCTTCGATGAATAA
- the snt-1 gene encoding C2 domain-containing protein (Confirmed by transcript evidence), with product MVKLDFSSQDEENDEDLTKEFVRDEAPMEETTSEAVKQIATTTKETLKDVVVNKVIDVKDVVKEKVMQQTGMPEWAFVFLGFVFILLVLACAFCLIRKLFGKKRHGEKNKKGGLKGFFGKGQDVVDGKNIQGMAQDLEELGDAMEQNEKEQAEEKEEVKLGRIQYKLDYDFQQGQLTVTVIQAEDLPGMDMSGTSDPYVKLYLLPEKKKKVETKVHRKTLNPVFNETFIFKVAFNEITAKTLVFAIYDFDRFSKHDQIGQVLIPLGKIDLGAVIEEWKDIAPPPDDKEAEKSLGDICFSLRYVPTAGKLTVVILEAKNLKKMDVGGLSDPYVKLEMFGEDRKRLKKKKTNIKRKTLNPYFNESFVFDKLPLHKMKKVSLMITVMDYDKLGSNDAIGRCLLGCNGTGAELRHWMDMLASPRRPIAQWHTLGPVEEEGDKKDDKK from the exons ATGGTGAAATTAGACTTTTCGTCGCAAGACGAAGAGAACGACGAAGACTTGACAAAAGAGTTTGTAAGGGATGAAGCACCAATGGAAGAAACAACATCGGAAGCAGTAAAGCAAAT agcaACAACGACAAAGGAGACGCTGAAAGATGTGGTTGTAAATAAAGTGATTGATGTGAAAGACGTTGTGAAAGAAAAGGTTATGCAACAAACTGGGA TGCCTGAATGGGCGTTCGTATTTCTTGGATTCGTATTTATTCTGCTGGTTCTCGCGTGTGCATTCTGTCTCATTCGGAagttatttggaaaaaagcgGCATGGTGAGAAGAACAAAAAGGGTGGATTGAAAGGATTCTTTGGTAAAGGACAGGATGTCGttgatggaaaaaatattcaaggg atggcTCAAGACTTGGAAGAACTTGGTGATGCGAtggaacaaaatgaaaaagaacaagctgaagaaaaagaagaagtgaaACTTGGAAGGATACAATATAAACTTGATTATGATTTCCAACAAGGTCAACTAACTGTAACTGTAATTCAAGCAGAAGATTTACCAGGAATGGACATGTCAGGAACATCAGATCCATATGTAAAATTGTATTTGTTAccggagaaaaagaagaaggttGAGACGAAAGTACATCGAAAAACTCTTAATCCAGTATTCAATGAGACATTCATTTTTAAAGTCGCTTTCAACGAAATTACGGCAAAAACTCTTGTCTTTGCAATTTATGATTTCGATCGGTTCAGTAAGCACGATCAAATCGGACAAGTTCTCATTCCgcttggaaaaattgatttgggAGCTGTTATCGAAGAATGGAAGGATATTGCACCACCACCAGATGACAAAGAAGCt gaGAAGAGTCTTGGTGACATTTGCTTCTCACTTCGGTACGTCCCAACTGCTGGTAAATTGACAGTGGTCATTCTGGAAGCAAAAAATCTTAAGAAAATGGACGTCGGTGGTTTATcag aTCCATAtgtgaaattggaaatgttCGGAGAAGATAGAAAAcgattgaaaaagaagaaaacgaaTATCAAACGGAAAACTTTGAATCCATATTTTAATGAGAGTTTTGTATTTGACAAATTGCCATTGCATAAAATGAAG AAAGTTTCCCTTATGATCACTGTGATGGATTATGATAAACTTGGATCCAATGACGCTATTGGAAGGTGTCTATTGGGATGTAATGGAACCGGTGCCGAGCTGAG GCATTGGATGGATATGTTGGCTTCACCACGTCGTCCAATTGCTCAATGGCATACACTTGGACCAGTTGAAGAAGAAGGTGATAAGAAAGATGATAAGAAATAA
- the snt-1 gene encoding Synaptotagmin-1 (Confirmed by transcript evidence), translating into MVKLDFSSQDEENDEDLTKEFVRDEAPMEETTSEAVKQIATTTKETLKDVVVNKVIDVKDVVKEKVMQQTGMPEWAFVFLGFVFILLVLACAFCLIRKLFGKKRHGEKNKKGGLKGFFGKGQDVVDGKNIQGMAQDLEELGDAMEQNEKEQAEEKEEVKLGRIQYKLDYDFQQGQLTVTVIQAEDLPGMDMSGTSDPYVKLYLLPEKKKKVETKVHRKTLNPVFNETFIFKVAFNEITAKTLVFAIYDFDRFSKHDQIGQVLIPLGKIDLGAVIEEWKDIAPPPDDKEAEKSLGDICFSLRYVPTAGKLTVVILEAKNLKKMDVGGLSDPYVKIVLMQGGKRLKKKKTSIKKCTLNPYYNESFSFEVPFEQIQKVSLMITVMDYDKLGSNDAIGRCLLGCNGTGAELRHWMDMLASPRRPIAQWHTLGPVEEEGDKKDDKK; encoded by the exons ATGGTGAAATTAGACTTTTCGTCGCAAGACGAAGAGAACGACGAAGACTTGACAAAAGAGTTTGTAAGGGATGAAGCACCAATGGAAGAAACAACATCGGAAGCAGTAAAGCAAAT agcaACAACGACAAAGGAGACGCTGAAAGATGTGGTTGTAAATAAAGTGATTGATGTGAAAGACGTTGTGAAAGAAAAGGTTATGCAACAAACTGGGA TGCCTGAATGGGCGTTCGTATTTCTTGGATTCGTATTTATTCTGCTGGTTCTCGCGTGTGCATTCTGTCTCATTCGGAagttatttggaaaaaagcgGCATGGTGAGAAGAACAAAAAGGGTGGATTGAAAGGATTCTTTGGTAAAGGACAGGATGTCGttgatggaaaaaatattcaaggg atggcTCAAGACTTGGAAGAACTTGGTGATGCGAtggaacaaaatgaaaaagaacaagctgaagaaaaagaagaagtgaaACTTGGAAGGATACAATATAAACTTGATTATGATTTCCAACAAGGTCAACTAACTGTAACTGTAATTCAAGCAGAAGATTTACCAGGAATGGACATGTCAGGAACATCAGATCCATATGTAAAATTGTATTTGTTAccggagaaaaagaagaaggttGAGACGAAAGTACATCGAAAAACTCTTAATCCAGTATTCAATGAGACATTCATTTTTAAAGTCGCTTTCAACGAAATTACGGCAAAAACTCTTGTCTTTGCAATTTATGATTTCGATCGGTTCAGTAAGCACGATCAAATCGGACAAGTTCTCATTCCgcttggaaaaattgatttgggAGCTGTTATCGAAGAATGGAAGGATATTGCACCACCACCAGATGACAAAGAAGCt gaGAAGAGTCTTGGTGACATTTGCTTCTCACTTCGGTACGTCCCAACTGCTGGTAAATTGACAGTGGTCATTCTGGAAGCAAAAAATCTTAAGAAAATGGACGTCGGTGGTTTATcag ATCCTTATGTGAAGATTGTGTTGATGCAAGGTGGAAAACgactgaaaaagaagaagacatCAATCAAAAAGTGTACACTTAACCCATATTATAACGAATCGTTCAGCTTTGAAGTGCCTTTCGAACAAATTCAG AAAGTTTCCCTTATGATCACTGTGATGGATTATGATAAACTTGGATCCAATGACGCTATTGGAAGGTGTCTATTGGGATGTAATGGAACCGGTGCCGAGCTGAG GCATTGGATGGATATGTTGGCTTCACCACGTCGTCCAATTGCTCAATGGCATACACTTGGACCAGTTGAAGAAGAAGGTGATAAGAAAGATGATAAGAAATAA